A genomic stretch from Perognathus longimembris pacificus isolate PPM17 chromosome 5, ASM2315922v1, whole genome shotgun sequence includes:
- the LOC125351149 gene encoding ankyrin repeat domain-containing protein 7-like, whose protein sequence is MSFSMKRLLGFGAKERTPLGFCDGPRGASLDVGPGMPGSHHWRHFYARHRPQEKLHRAASAGKVEKVVSILDRGEAHVDSRDKKNRTALHFACACGHVKVATFLIASDCEIDICDSDNSTALIKAVQCQEEECATILLKHGADSNIKDGSGFTALHYAVCNGNSPMVTKLLAYNADIEAKTKDCFTPFLLALRESKVHVADLLIRKGANIHALDEFRRNALMYAVRCESKDIIALLLQRGIEISHQDGFGWTALQYAAASRSRM, encoded by the exons ATGTCTTTTT CCATGAAGAGACTCTTGGGCTTCGGGGCGAAGGAGAGGACGCCTCTGGGCTTCTGCGATGGCCCCCGGGGCGCCTCGCTGGACGTGGGGCCCGGGATGCCTGGGAGCCACCACTGGCGACATTTCTATGCCAGGCACAGACCCCAGGAGAAGCTGCACCGGGCCGCGAGCGCGGGCAAGGTGGAGAAGGTGGTCTCCATCCTCGATCGGGGGGAGGCCCACGTGGACAGCAGGGACAAGAAGAACAG GACTGCTCTGCATTTTGCCTGTGCGTGTGGCCATGTAAAAGTGGCGACCTTCCTGATTGCCAGTGATTGTGAGATTGATATCTGCGACAGCGACAACAGCACAGCACTGATTAAG GCCGTACAATGCCAGGAAGAGGAATGCGCAACCATTCTCCTCAAGCACGGTGCTGACTCAAACATTAAAGATGGCAGCGGCTTCACTGCTCTTCATTACGCTGTCTGCAATGGGAACAGTCCAATGGTTACCAAGCTGCTTGCCTATAATGCAGACATTGAAGCAAAGACTAAG GATTGCTTCACACCTTTTTTACTTGCCCTAAGGGAAAGCAAAGTGCATGTGGCAGACCTTTTAATAAGGAAGGGAGCAAACATACATGCACTTGATGAATTTAGAAG AAATGCTCTCATGTATGCAGTAAGATGCGAATCAAAAGATATAATTGCGCTTCTTCTTCAGCGAGGCATTGAGATTTCTCATCAAGATGGTTTTGGGTGGACGGCATTACAATATGCGGCTGCGAGTCGTTCTAGGATGTAA
- the Eif2b5 gene encoding translation initiation factor eIF-2B subunit epsilon: MAAAGVAVPAAAATAGRAGKRGGGGGGGGGARGAEEEPPPPLQAVLVADSFNRRFFPVSKDQPRALLPLANVALIDYTLEFLTATGVQETFVFCCWKAAQIKEHLLKSKWCRPTSLNVVRIITSELYRSLGDVLRDVDAKALVRSDFLLVYGDVISNINITRALEEHRLRRKLEKNVSVMTMIFKESSPSHPARCHEDNVVVAVDSGTNRILHFQKTQGLRRYSFPLSLFQGSGDGVEIRYDLLDCHISICSPQVAQLFTDNFDYQTRDDFVRGLLVNEEVLGNQIHMHVTSREYGARVSNLHMYSAVSADVIRRWVYPLTPEANFTDSPAQSCTHSRHNIYRGPEVSLGHGSILEENVLLGSGTVIGSNCSITNSVIGPNCHIGDNVVLDQAYLWQGVRVAPGAQIYQSLLCDGAEVKERVTLKPRCVLTSQVVVGPDITLPEASVISLHPPDADDDEDDGQFSDDSGANQEKEKVKLKGYNPAEVGAAGQGYLWKAAEVNAEEEEELRHSLWGLTINLEEESETESERSMDSEELDSRAGSPQLDDIKVFQNEVLGTLQRGQEENISCDNLVLEINSLKYAYNISLKEVMQVLSHVVLEFPLQQMDPLDPNRYCALLLPLLKTWSPVFRNYIKRAADHLEALAAIEDFFLEHEAFAASLAKILMAFYQLEILAEETILSWFSKRDITDKGHQLRKNQQLQRFIQWLKEAEEESSDD, encoded by the exons ATGGCGGCCGCTGGGGTGGCGGTccccgcggcggcggcgacggccgGGCGAGCCGGCAagcgcggcggtggcggcggcggcggcggcggagcccgGGGGGCCGaggaggagccgccgccgcccctACAAGCCGTCCTGGTGGCGGACAGCTTCAACCGCCGCTTCTTCCCGGTCTCCAAGGACCAGCCGCGG GCCCTCTTGCCCCTGGCCAACGTGGCATTAATTGACTATACCCTGGAATTCCTGACCGCCACCGGTGTACAGGAAACCTTTGTCTTTTGCTGCTGGAAGGCTGCTCAGATCAAAGAACATCTACT AAAATCCAAGTGGTGCCGTCCTACATCCCTCAATGTGGTTCGGATCATTACGTCAGAGCTGTATCGGTCGCTTGGAGATGTCCTCCGTGATGTAGATGCGAAGGCCTTGGTGCGCTCTGACTTCCTTCTAGTTTATGGGGATGTCATCTCAAACATCAATATTACCAGAGCCCTGGAGGAACACAG GTTGAGACGGAAGCTAGAGAAAAATGTATCTGTGATGACCATGATCTTCAAGGAGTCATCTCCAAGTCACCCAGCTCGTTGCCATGAGGACAATGTAGTGGTGGCTGTGGACAGTGGCACAAATCGGATTTTACACTTCCAGAAGACCCAGGGCCTCCGGCGCTATTCGTTTCCTCTG AGCCTGTTCCAAGGCAGTGGAGATGGAGTAGAGATTCGCTATGATTTACTAGATTGCCATATCAGCATCTGCTCTCCTCAG GTAGCTCAACTCTTCACAGACAATTTTGACTACCAAACTCGAGATGACTTTGTGAGAGGACTGTTAGTGAATGAAGAG GTCCTTGGGAACCAGATTCACATGCATGTAACAAGTAGGGAATATGGTGCCCGTGTCTCCAACCTCCACATGTACTCTGCTGTCTCTGCTGATGTCATCCGCCGATGGGTCTACCCTCTCACTCCAGAAGCAAACTTTACTGACAGCCCTGCACAGAGCTGTACTCATTCCCGCCACAACATCTACCGTGGgcctgaggtcagcctgggccatGGCAGCATTCTGGAGGAAAATGTGCTCCTGGGCTCTGGAACTGTCATTGGCAGCAATTGCTCCATCACCAACAGTGTCATTGGACCTAACTGCCACATAG GTGATAATGTGGTCCTGGACCAGGCCTACCTGTGGCAGGGTGTTCGAGTCGCCCCTGGAGCACAGATCTACCAGTCTCTTCTCTGTGATGGTGCTGAGGTCAAGGAACGCGTTACCCTGAAGCCACGCTGTGTCCTCACTTCCCAG GTGGTAGTAGGTCCAGATATCACCCTGCCTGAGGCCTCGGTGATCTCTTTGCACCCTCCAGATGCAGATGACGATGAGGATGATGGCCAGTTCAGCGATGATTCTGGGGCcaaccaagaaaaggaaaaagtgaagCTGAAAG GTTACAATCCAGCAGAAGTGGGAGCTGCAGGCCAAGGCTACCTCTGGAAAGCTGCCGAAGTAAAcgcggaggaagaggaggagctacGGCACAGTCTATGGG GGCTCACAATCAACCTGGAAGAAGAGAGTGAAACTGAAAGTGAGCGAAGTATGGATTCTGAGGAGCTGGACAGCAGGGCAGGCTCCCCTCAGTTAGATGACATCAAAG TGTTCCAGAATGAAGTTCTGGGAACCTTACAGCGAGGCCAAGAGgagaacatttcttgtgacaATCTAGTCCTGGAGATCAACTCTCTCAA GTATGCTTACAACATAAGCCTAAAGGAGGTCATGCAGGTCCTGAGCCATGTGGTCCTGGAGTTCCCCTTGCAACAGATGGATCCCCTCGACCCAAACCGCTACTGTGCCCTGCTGCTTCCT ttGCTCAAGACCTGGAGCCCTGTCTTTAGGAACTATATAAAGCGTGCAGCTGACCATTTAGAAGCACTGGCAGCCATTGAGGACTTCTTCCTGGAGCATGAAGCATTTGCTGCTAGCCTGGCCAAG ATCCTGATGGCTTTCTACCAGCTGGAGATTCTGGCTGAGGAAACAATCTTGAGCTGGTTCAGCAAAAGGGACATAACTGACAAAGGTCACCAGTTGCGCAAGAATCAGCAG CTTCAGAGGTTCATCCAGTGGCTAAAAGAGGCAGAAGAGGAGTCATCTGATGACTGA